GAAAGTCATTGAAAATTGTCCGCCGGAGCCAATGATAATCGATGTGAACAAAGTAAGTtggtatttcatattttatggaatttaaTGATTAACATGCTTATCGCAAATATTGGCGTTAGGTCAAAACTtcactaaaaatattttgtcgcgagcacaaagatttcatgtccttaaaatacgaatgcaattttTGCGTGTCATACAAAAAGTATAtctctaatacattttctttacATAAATGAATTTACTTCATCTGTCCTTAAGATTAGCGGATTCGACTTTAAAATGATTATCATTATATGCAAATTGGGTTGAACTGAGGTCAACATTACTTAAATCTGACCCACTAAGATATCGGCTACAAAGCTAAAAAGCATTCAATAAGAGACGTCTTTAAGATCTCTATCTTAACAGCGCTTCTTTCTTgaaattacattattttttattataaattgaagtTAATATCTTATGAAGGACTTTGATTCTATACGATGACAAAAAACcttaatttaaaagagaattgcatcTTATAAAACCCTCAGTTTAATTccttgcttctttggctcgaaatcaatactaaCGACTAACGATCTTTGcagagcaaaatttttttcagtgcgatttttcattaaaatacttttttttattaggtATGTATTAGCGATATTTTACGGAGTTCGTCAAATGGCCGAAATGTCATAGCCTTCTATGAGAAACAGAAAATGTTAAGCCCATACTTTCGAAAAATCCTGTCTAATTGTTTGACtgaatattttatcgaaaacaaCATCGTACCTACACCAACATTGTTTCGCAGAATTTCATACAAAATCCACATTGCGTTCCCAACTGAGAGCGAAGTAAGATTTTTAGCAATTGACGTGTATAACATATtaaattggtgtttattaactttttttcttttaggATATATATTATATACACAAGCAGGGAAGAAAACCAGGTGGCATCTTATATAGTAAGTACCACAACACCTTGTCCAAACTAAGAAAATTCGGAATTTGCGAGAAACCTGCAACTATTGAAACTGAAGAAAATGTTCATGAAGAGTGTGAAATAACAGGTATTTATATTGTGATATActcccatgttttggtttacaaattcgaaaacgcaaaattttaatttttcaataactTCTGAACCATTCCATTTTTTACCACGAAATGTTTTCTAATTAAATTCCTTATCCATAAGAATAGTGTGTAACAATTTCGTGTTATAAATAATTGTagttcgaaaaataaagtaagtGGAAAAAATTGCGTTTTGCGAATTTGTAAACCAGAACAGGGGGGTTAAATTCAAAAATGATGCCCAGATGTTTAGAAAATGTGTTATTTAAACAAGATAACTTcactatacacaaaaaatatcattaaatatttccaattaaaaagttgaagttaaaatcttaattgattaaaacattaacagaataaaaaaacatttaatcaaagtaaaaagttaatttatttaagtaaaaaaattagtttaaaaaattaaaaaaaaaaaaataacatagttaagaaaataatagaaaGCTATTATTAAGTATTAAATGTCCCAATCCACATTTCACTTAAATacagaaatatttcaaataaaaaagtattgaaacttttgggggaaatatttataattatataatacgataaattatttttaattataattaaaatactaaTGGAGATTCgcgattaaaattaaatatttaatccaatcaaaaaactaattgaaagtgtcgaaaaataaaatttgtaaagaattaattgatttcctATTTACACTATGATTAATATTATCACTTTCGTAGTTGAAacaatttcacttaaaataataattggaataactaatttcgtgattgaatcggaaaaaATGTTATGTGTACGGAGTATAACGCTTTGTGGTGTTATGACCGGTAAATATTTCAGTGATATTTAAAAATCaccataaaatttggcaatgtTCCCGTTCTTTTCAAGTTATCCACTAAAAATTCTCAAGAGAGTAACAATTCATTATGCTCTCCTTGGTCAAAATAATATGAAAGTACGCGAATTCTTTCCAGGCACAACATTTCCTACAAacgaaattacaatttttaaatcaataaatGTAATTATATTTTCTAATACGCTTCCAATTGCTATttacttaattaatttatttctaaagaaaatcatgGAATGATTTGATAGTGTATGTTCaaaatttacactgaaaaaacggtGAACCCGccgggaagaaaattttaactaaacagtatcacaaacgctggcatcacgccgatgccacaaaaacaagtaaatatttttagacaaattcaagaaaatgtattagacgtaaataattttttcacttgtcaaagaaaattttgtagtttgaaagaaaaaattgaaattcaaaattgcaacaatgtttttagtgacatacgaagttcatgaaggacgcatttaaaaaaaataaatttaaagaatagtgaaccatttttttataaatacgaatttagtatatctttatttatttattatttaatttattataattacacattataataaatttatgtgcgcACTAGCAACCAGAGGCTATCGGCCAAAGTAGATTTTTATACTTAATTTATGTagaatttttcccgttttttagttattttatgTTAACTAacgtaaaaaattattatagtaaAGGAAACTGTCCAAACATTATAATTCCATAAATTGGctgttcacattttttttgggaACGAATGTTTTCGCCCACGTTCTTCATTTCAATTTAGCTCATTTAGAGATCATTCCGATTGTAAAAGCGTTcttccaaattaaaaataagGAAATATGCTCCAAAATAAGAACATGGCTGTTTAATGATTTATTACATcctataatgaaaaaattaaaatggaattaagaattttatattttgaatcgTAGTGACATATACgtacatttttatttcattcacaTTCTTTTCGAAAATACTAAGAAAAATTCTGAAATTTACAGACCAAGAGCTTTCTAACCACAAACATTGGttaaaatataatgttgaaccATATCATATAATATTGGAAAAGTGGGATGCTACTTTCACACTCAGAAGAAATTTTTTGAGAGGAAATCATACGCTTGATGTTATTTACAACGAGTGGCCGTTATATAAAAAAGCGTTTGGATACAAGTTGGTAAGTGTGTTTTATATGTTTTTAGATATTGAAATTATGttccaaataaatattaaaattattacccATATCCAATTATAGATTGACTCagattttaacaaattgttcCCAAATAAAgaagatatttttatttctaaatggcATAATTTTGCATCAGGCATTCTCAAACTTTTCGAACTTCAGCTCAAGGACAAGGAATCATTGGAAattctcgaaaaattaaaacagtCAGGTTACGACGATGGTACGtatgaacatttttagaaataaattttgtcttcTTAAAGAGGGACGTATATAAATGTTACTGTTATAGGCTCATTGGGATGTGAATTAAGGaattttaaatcattttctttgtaaacaaTGTTGGAATTTTGCGTGATGATAAATTTAGCTGAAAATGTAACATCAAAAAATGTGCAAAAGAGTTtgttgaatataaaaaaatatacaattatcTTTAATGAAcgtaatttgaaatttaatgaaattacgtgtgcaCCAATTTATGTACGAATATTTCGGTATAAGATCGCTTTATGTAAATTGTTTGtcgaatttatttttgaatgtttaaaaaagttttctctagATATAATAAGCATTGTTGATGCTAATTAtgttgtataaaaaaatgtttttttttttttgctttgggtTGAAAAGTGGTAGACCTGTTATTTTCCAACTTGCTTAACTTTTAATAATTAAGATTTAACTACATAAGATCATGCTGTCTATATTATTATATCAGTATTAATCACTTACTGTTTTAACAGGTAAACGTAACAATACAATATGCCATCTCTTGCATTATCTCGTGAAACCTTCAAGCAGAAAATCATACTTCTCCGCAAATGGACTCTAAACAACTATTGCTGACTCGCAGCGAGCATTTCTTATGTGGGCTCCAACATTATCGGAGCTGAATTCcgacataaaattgttgatCGATCGATTATTTTCGAAAGCGGACACATTGCAACCATTAATTTGTGGGGTAGGCAATTCAGTCGAAGATCTACAAAACTTTTATGTATTTtgtggaaacattttttttaaaactgaCAATTTACTGGCGTCAATCGATTTATGTTTTAAGTGTTTTCatatattcaatttaaaatatccGGCAAATTGCTGCAatatttggtacttttttcaagaatatttttatgaaattaatcTTAAAAATACTCAAAAAAATAGTACTATCGTTAGCGTCCTGAACGACCTTAaactatatataaattaaattactaCGCTTCATTAATTATGTACAAACATATATTCtttgatatatatattttcttaacTATTCGTTTTCATGACTTAAGATCAAACTATCTCGGAATTATCTTAtaatatacaaatttattttcttactcATGTTTTTTTAATCATTAGTTTCATATCGAACTCTCTATTGTCGGAAATACCAGATAATATAcaaagttatatttttatatatactatatatataaaattttttttttcaccataCGTTTCATGATTTGAAATTGAACTTTATCTATTGTCGGAGTTATCATATTATATACACGGAAaacaattttgcgaacatttttccaattaaaatcttaatttagtaaatttaattgatatttttttattgaaacaagaatcaatcacacaaattaatagtatcaattatttttttattggataaatattcttaattggctgtcaattaattttttaattgatactatcatttctgttattgaagacatatcaattaaaaaattaattagatcaattaatttcgtgattgaatcagattttgttttgttgtgtgTACAAACTGATTTTCTTTGATACGCTTGTTTTTTAACCGTTTTTTCTTGACTTGAAATCGAACTATTGTCGTAGCATTTTTGCGCCAAACCATTAAGATctgttttatacatttttctgaACTTTTTCATtgctattctctttaaaatggcCATCTTATGCTTTTTATGCAAAAAAGAATTCGAGCTTTGCGAGAAGTTTTTATATCATGTAAGATTTCTTCATAAATCACCtcctttcaataaattttattgcacTATCAGATCATGTTCGCAACAATTTTCTTCATTTAAATCATTTTCGCGGCACATTCGAaatgaatttcataaaaaaactacACCCTTATCTACTGCCACAAAAACGATTTATGTGCCAATATGTGATACTAATTCTTCTGTCGAAAATGTTGATGCATTGGCCAATATTCCACAAGTAGTGGAACAAAGATTGGACAATTCGCTTTTACAAAGAAATACCTTTGAATTTTCCCTGATTAATTACTCTAACAAGTCTTTTTCCCGCAAAGAAGCTATTAATATTCAAACAAATGTACAACATTTTATAACAAAACCCATTCGGGATCAAATAGAAATTATTCTTAACGCTTTAAGCTCAAATCAGCAGCACTCTGGTACAGAAATGTTAACGGC
This is a stretch of genomic DNA from Haematobia irritans isolate KBUSLIRL chromosome 4, ASM5000362v1, whole genome shotgun sequence. It encodes these proteins:
- the LOC142235683 gene encoding uncharacterized protein LOC142235683 — translated: MEDLQDKSLKDILKSLRGEDFYHIFKEYGVTEEALKIITRTQLDEIIPKNMYGAQVLFENRLKVWQQSVYHAEKVIENCPPEPMIIDVNKVCISDILRSSSNGRNVIAFYEKQKMLSPYFRKILSNCLTEYFIENNIVPTPTLFRRISYKIHIAFPTESEDIYYIHKQGRKPGGILYSKYHNTLSKLRKFGICEKPATIETEENVHEECEITDQELSNHKHWLKYNVEPYHIILEKWDATFTLRRNFLRGNHTLDVIYNEWPLYKKAFGYKLIDSDFNKLFPNKEDIFISKWHNFASGILKLFELQLKDKESLEILEKLKQSGYDDGKRNNTICHLLHYLVKPSSRKSYFSANGL